DNA from Homo sapiens chromosome 1, GRCh38.p14 Primary Assembly:
cccaggtaagaaacctgcacatgtacaccctgaaactaaaattaatgtttaaactatttttaaaaagagacttcTTTTTGGATGGCATATTTTGGTTTTTTCcactttcagtttctttttaaaaaacatgttttaatttttatgcaatTGGTCCTAACAGTTTTTGATTTACACAATTTGTTGCCTGCTTGGGACATAACATTTTAGTACATCcatatgttcattgtagattcaATCTTTAATCAATAAAATTGTCctgttttgtcagttttgttgttatctcaaaattaaattatattgaatttttctaatttaatttttaaaaatgttttcttttctttctttaattgaCTGTATTGTTTGTTTCAAACAGGCTGTATAAATttgagtttagtttttttttaccCTAGCCTATGACATgcctttttctattaattggagCACTCATCCCTTAAGTGattgatgtatttatttcacTCATATTTATAATCATCTATGAGCAATCATTGTGTGCCTATACTGACATGATTTGTCTTAAttctttaactttattttcattattttactatttattcctttatttgttacttgaatttacttttttttaagagatagggtcttactctgttgcccaggctgaaatgcagtggcatgatcatagctcactgcaacctcgaactcctgtgAAGCGAcacttctgcctcagtctcttgagtagctgggactacaggtgcgtgggACCATgaccagccaatttttaaattttttttggagagtcagtgtcttgctatgttgcaagggctggtctcaaactcctggcctcaagctgtcctcccaccttggcctcccaagtcgctgggatttcttttattatttaagtgCCAttgttgttctttcttctttgcccttttcttcataaactattttcttttagCCTTTTAGGGATCCAGTATTTGAGAAGTAATTTAGGCTGCacattagttctttttttttttttatcactgttAGTAACTGATGGAGTGACATATTTaatacccatttttaaaattttgattcctTTCCAATGTACACAAATAGGTCTTGTGATTattaaaacctttttctttttttaattattattatactttaagttttagggtacatgtgcacaatgtgcaggttcgttacatttgtatacatgtgtcatgttggtgtgctgcacccattaactcgtcacttagcgttaggtatatctcctaatgctatccctcccccgtccccccaccccacaacagtccccggtgtgtgatgttccccttcctgtgtccatgtgttctcattgttcaattcccacctatgagtgggaatatgcggtgtttggttttttgtccttgagatagtttgctgagaatgatgatttccagcttcatccacgtccctacaaaggacatgaactcatccttttttatggctgcatagtattccatggtgtctatgtgccacattttcttaatccagtctaacattgttggacatttgggttggttccaagtctttgctattgtgaatagtgccccaataaacatacgtgtgcatgtgtctttatagcagcatgatttataatcctttgggtatataccctgtaatgggatggctgggtcagatggtatttctagttctagatccctgaggaatcgccacaccaacttccacaatggttgaactagtttacagtcccaccaacagtgtaaaagtgttcctatttctccacatcctttccagcacctgttgtttcctgactttcaatgatcgccattctaactggtgtgagatggtatctcgagACTCCCTTTTTCTGTAACTtgaaatacattaatataaaaggggaaatttattttaaaggaagggtCAAATTTATTTCCTGCAAAAGATGATGATGTTTCCTAATGTCTGCTCTTGCTCTTCTCTGCTTCGGAAAGCATTGAAGAACAGCTAAGATATTTGAAGGATGtgtattgcatttatttataatGCACATATTCGGAAAATAAATAGATCTAAGTCACTGGATGTAAAGACATAGCTTCTAAGCATTTAACATACAATACTTTTTTGGGTAGGCAGGTGACATTGTCACTCATTTAACCCTATGTGATGTGTTATCTTTCTCAGCTATGCCTCAGCCTTGGGGAACACACTTTACATATGGGGATGGTGAGACATACCAATGAGAGCAACCTAGCAGGTTTCATCCTTTTAGGGTTTTCTGATTATCCTCAGTTACAGAAGGTTCTATTTGTGCTCATATTGATTCTGTATTTACTAACTATTTTGGggaataccaccatcattctggTTTCTCGTCTGGAACCCAAGCTTCATATGCCgatgtatttcttcctttctcatctcTCCTTCCTGTACCGCTGCTTCACCAGCAGTGTTATTCCCCAGCTCCTGGTAAACCTGTGGGAACCCATGAAAACTATCGCCTATGGTGGCTGTTTGGTTCACCTTTACAACTCCCATGCCCTGGGATCCACTGAGTGCGTCCTCCCGGCTGTGATGTCCTGTGACCGCTATGTGGCTGTCTGCCGTCCTCTCCATTACACTGTCTTAATGCATATCCATCTCTGCATGGCCTTGGCATCTATGGCATGGCTCAGTGGAATAGCCACCACCCTGGTACAGTCCACCCTCACCCTGCAGCTGCCCTTCTGTGGGCATCGCCAAGTGGATCATTTCATCTGCGAGGTCCCTGTGCTCATCAAGCTGGCTTGTGTGGGCACCACGTTTAACGAGGCTGAGCTTTTTGTGGCTAGTATCCTTTTCCTTATAGTGCCTGTCTCATTCATCCTGGTCTCCTCTGGCTACATTGCCCACGCAGTGTTGAGGATTAAGTCAGCTACCAGGAGACAGAAAGCATTCGGGACCTGCTTCTCCCACCTGACAGTGGTCACCATCTTTTATGGAACCATCATCTTCATGTATCTGCAGCCAGCCAAGAGTAGATCCAGGGACCAGGGCaagtttgtttctctcttctacACTGTGGTAACCCGCATGCTTAACCCTCTTATTTATACCTTGAggatcaaggaggtgaaaggggCATTAAAGAAAGTTCTAGCAAAGGCTCTGggagtaaatattttatgattattaaaaaaaaatttaagtgacactgtgatgaattttttttttggtaaaaagtaGCATCTTTTAATAAGAGGATTTTTTATGGGctcttctcacattttcttttgattaaatatttGTACGACATTTTGCATTATGTAAAATACTATGGAATATATGTCTACATACATACATGAAACATATGTCTATAAAGTCGCAACTTGGCCATTACCCAGTAGCAGTATAAGGTGAGTCCTTTAGTCAATCTATGCTTCAGTGCCTTTGCTGCAGAATATATCATTTGTGTAGTACATTTGAaactacttttaaataaatactttactGGATTAAGATAGGCATGAACatattcaagaaatgtttatgtcagccagcttttttttttggttgctaatAACGCATTAATCTCTGAGCCTTCCTGTAGATGGACACATAGCTTATTCCCTTCCAAGAATGTAGCTGAGATGCATGCGTGTTGATCAAGCTGTAATgaggcaaatttttaaattgcacCCTATATGCCATCCTCTTAACATGTGGAAGAGATGTGTAGACATGCAAATACAACACAAAGACAAAGGGCACACTTTAAAGGTGATGTGGAAAGTAGATGAAAGCCCAGTTCTCTGGTTGTGTAGTTGCATCAAGAAATAGTTTGAACTGCCTAACACTGGAGTCTCAGTCTACAGAAAAAACACAGCTGTAAAATTTTCTATGGCTCACATGGATACACAAATAATAACACATTGTTATTATATCTGCATTTCTGTATAtgaaacattttcataattttgagaTATATCTTCCAGATAAAACCTTAACcaaattgtttaaattatttgcacTAAAATACTGAACTTCATTTCCCATGGCTTCACTCTAAATGGCCCATACCattctttttctggaaataaggaatttttgcattttgagtCTAGAAAACGTTGTGTGAACTCATGGTATTATACTTCCTATTTCACTGCATTATAGCAGGCATTGGGTTGTATACTCTGTAGTAGGAAACTATGTCCTCTGTTCAAacttacatcaaaataaataaatgaattcagtgagATGAGGAAGGATATTGTAGAAGGGTCTTTTAAGTCCAAATGTGGTgatcattttaaatatagtatTAAACGTTAGAGAATGAGTTGTTGTTTATAACTCTTCAGAAGCAGAGGCATAATTAGTAAGATAATGCACTGTATGTCTTCTGTCCTTTGAGTGTCTATCCTTTCAGTGTCCCTCAGTTGTTTATTTACCAGTTTGTTACATTTTTGATGTGCAAGTACTGAATATCACATGCAGTGCTAGTTGCTAAGTATAGggagaaaactagaaataaacgGTATATACCCACCCTGAACTCATTGCTGTTAGAAAAGATgaacctaaaaaacaaaaatacaaaaattagctgggcatggtgacacgtgcctgtaatgccagctattcgggaggctgaggcaggagaatcgcttgaactcgggaggcggagtttgcagtgagctgaaatcgcgccactgcactccagcctggcaacagagtaacactcc
Protein-coding regions in this window:
- the OR2G2 gene encoding olfactory receptor 2G2 — encoded protein: MGMVRHTNESNLAGFILLGFSDYPQLQKVLFVLILILYLLTILGNTTIILVSRLEPKLHMPMYFFLSHLSFLYRCFTSSVIPQLLVNLWEPMKTIAYGGCLVHLYNSHALGSTECVLPAVMSCDRYVAVCRPLHYTVLMHIHLCMALASMAWLSGIATTLVQSTLTLQLPFCGHRQVDHFICEVPVLIKLACVGTTFNEAELFVASILFLIVPVSFILVSSGYIAHAVLRIKSATRRQKAFGTCFSHLTVVTIFYGTIIFMYLQPAKSRSRDQGKFVSLFYTVVTRMLNPLIYTLRIKEVKGALKKVLAKALGVNIL